CACAGAAGAAGCGCTCAACATCCGTTCTCAGCAAAATTCCAAATAGCTGGATAGAATATTATCTGCTCTGACAGCACACACATACCAGAGCTGAGGTGGAAGGATGTTGGTTATGCTGTCAATTATTAACTGCACAGAATTGTATATTTAGCAAAAAAGCCTAATATGCCAAGATGTGGAGCCCATAAGCCCTATTCAGGCCTGTAATGTTTACTTATGGGGGTTGGTTCTCTTTTAAATTATCTCTTTATTACTTTAAAATATTTGGAATAAATCTGTCAGCAGTAAATGGAACAGTGATTGCTTGTATATGTCAGTCTTTATTTCTTTATTGTATTGACTTTTATAAGTGCGCCACTAAATATTTGAAAAGTTTTACAAAGATTGTGAATTGCTTTGGTAATATATAGTTCTTCTGCTTCTTGTGAAATCTATAGTCCTGCCTTGTTCAGTTTACCATGCTTTGTTCTTCTCTTATGTAATCTATTGCAGAAGAACTGATGAAATAATAAATGTTATTATACATGATATAACAATGATCTAAAAGCTTGGTGCACTAGGTTTAAATAGAAGCAGGGAAGAGGGTCTTCACCACCTCTTCTAAACTGATCTGTGAAAAAAAGAATCGGATTGTACTCTGAGGCCATCTGACTGTCACGGATTGATGCATAGGAAAAGGTggaaaatatatagattttttttacgtACGAGAAACACAGATAACATTCAGAAGACACTGATCAAGGAATGATAAAAAATACTCAGTACTTTTGTTTTCTTCTCATACGTGAGGAAACGTGgaaatctgaatgaggcctaagagcgATCTTCCAATGCGACCTGTTTGGATAGTCAGAAGTGCAATTATATTTGATCTGTTACGCTAAAATTTTGATCAAAtatcatagtatcacagtatataaATAGTCATGTGATGACTTGAGAAGGAACCAAGACTGTTACACATAATAATAATttgatttctatagtgccaacatatgacgtagcactttacattttagaacaTTAAAAATAATCTATATTTCGATATCCCTACATGTAAATGATTATATACAGCCAATTGTGGTGCAGGCTTGTGCACATAATGGTAGTGGCGTAAGGCTTATTATTTGTACGAGAAGATGAAACCATTTTACTAGGACATAAATGCTAGAAATGAAAGCCAAAATATGAGATTTTTTTAACCAGCTTATATAATTCCAGATATCTCTGGatgcttctaaggctactttcacactagagtcgtttggcctccgtcgcaatgcgtcgttttggagaaaaaacgcatcctgcaaaagtgcttgcaggatgcgttttttctccattgacttgtattagcgacgcagtgcgacggatgcgttgtgctttggcggaccgtcggcacaaaaaaacgctacatgtaactttttttgtgcgacgtgtccgccatttccgaccgcgcatgcgcggccggaactccgccccctcctccccgggccttacaatggggcagcggatgcgttgaaaaactgcatccgctgcccccattgtgcgatagcgtcgttgcgtcggcacgacgctagtgtgaaagtagccttattcttgTGTCCAGTTACCAGTGATTTTAATATAGTCATCAGTTCGGTACATTCAGACTTACATCAAAGTCCAAGTCCTAAATCAATGTTCATTACTTATAGCTAATGTACAAACTATATAAATAGTTTAGAAACCCCTTTTAAAATGACTTTCCTGGAAACCCTGATATTATGTTATGTCTCGTGCAGAGCCTGAAGGGGACGGTTCATGGCTTCTGTATTCAGTGTATTACTGTCAGTTCCTACACTGTTCATGACACTTTTTCCTGACGTTTTACATTAAAGTGTCCTCCTCTATTGACTGGAGACAATTTTCGGTTAGGCTGTAAATGTAATTATTTGCCAGAACTGTAGCATTCATCTGGTAGATACATTTGCTCACAGCATGGTGAAATTGTAAAATGGAATttttaaataataacaataaaaaaagttatattttagtccacTCACGTCAATggctaaaacctgctgacaggttctctttaaggtaacatgtacagtacagaccaaaagtttggacacaccttctcatttaaagatttttatgtattttcatgactatgaaaattgtacattcacactgaaggcaccaaaactatgaattaacacatgtcgaattatatacttaataaaaaagtgtgaaacaactgaaattatgtcttatattctagattcaaagtagccaccttttgctttgatgactgctttgcacactcttggcattctcttgatgagcttcaagaggtagtcaccgggaatggtcttccaacaatcttgaaggagttcccagagatgcttagcacttgttggcccttttgccttcactctgtggtccagctcaccccaaaccatctcgattgggttcaggtctggtgactgtggcggccaggtcatctggcatagcaccccatcactctccttcttggtcaaatagcccttacacagcctggaggtgatagtccaactaaacgcaaacagatggaatagcatgccgctgcaagatgctgtggtagccatgctggttcagtatgccttcaattttgacaaAATCCCCAACAAtggcaccagcaaagcacccctacaccatcacacctcctcctccatgcttcacggtgggaaccaggcatgtagagtccattcgttcacgttttctgcgttgcacaaagactgtccattctatcgcccagcgccttgaaacaattctggaagaccgtgcccaaatgcaaaaattcgggcattagcggcctgtccgaggcccgctgacgctatcgggaatacccgaaggaaggagcgccagtggcctcggccaggggaacaccagatggaccggctgccagttctccagatggtggtgcatgcctgctctcgctgtgggatggctgtgacgggtcagatggcgattcatgaaggaccgctccagatggccgaacaggctcgagggtgctgctgtgtgttctgtgaaaagataaggaaaacattagtattccAAAAATAACATATCACATATGCCAAGTCCTGTAATATAATAAAGTTAACATTACATAACCCAACactaaaatattttaaaatataactccgtctgtctgtcagtctgtctgtccttaactcatcattcgctgattgttctcgccagctgcctgtcatggctgacgcgaccaatcagcgatgggcccaTTGCAGAAGAAAATGAGCGCTCCTTCCCGCAGTCattgcctgtcgcccgcatactcaccACTGTCATCGCTAACGGCCGGCGTTAATGCCAAAAGATTTTGGACTAAAAACATTGGTGTCAGCAACTCTTtagtattgacgctgcctatgccgcatgaaTATTAAAAAACATAAAGTTAACAaattgatttgaaaaaaaaaattgctgccctCTGTTGGCGTTGGAGACGACCGACCGCCAGCTTTTACGATGATCGcagaacctgccatgacgtcattgtcatgtgaccgagacgtcatcacagttCCTGTGATCAGAACTACCCTGGCTCGGAAcggaacctgtcatggactacaaggactcacgcggtaataaatttaaaaaaaaaaaaaaacagccacaaaactGATGGGCAATATACCATGGCACTAGTGAAAATgtaacgtggctggccaatatactacgagtACTATGTGGAATGGCTAATATACAACGTGGATGGACACTATGCTATGTGGCTGGACATAgttctatgtggctgggcaatatactatgtggatgagaaatataatacgtggctaagacatgtactatgtggctgtgcaataaactacgtggcttggcaatgtactatgtggctgggcaatttgctatgtggacatgcatattgtgcAGTACCCGATGCTTTGCACCAATACTTACTCTCGGCGGCCAAGGACCAGTCTCAGAAACTGCAATGCCCTTGTATATTTGTATGTGGATGtccttgccgcagcagcaccacttcgagcctgcttctcctccttccgcaggccccgattgaaacggtccttcatggatcgccatctggtcttcaactttttgactgtgaatgcaaacaaaaaaaaggttAGATAATGTACATTTCCAAATGATAGCACAGCCGTGTGCGATGCAACAAAGTTGAAGGCgttgatcacatcacacacggttgtgttatcctggACTGATGGGTCTGAGCGGAGTTTCAGAAATACTTACCAAAGTTTGATTTGTCCACAGTGgatgcgctgtcaaagccatcacACAGCGATTTTGCCACCTCCGCCCACATCCGCCTCGACACaacctggtccgcgtgccgggggtcacggctgtcccacaacgtgcCACGCTCCTGTATGCTGGAAATAAGGAGATCGACATCTATACTCTCATCgcagtcccgttgtgaaacctagaataatataaAAACATTATTGATAACGTATTGAACAAATTGCCAACAACAACAACCACcaacaccacccaccaggcccccccccaccctgaaaaaaaaagaaaataaaaataaaaaactttccttttgttttgaaaaatacttactcgccgtcttgccgccacagcttggccccgaggtcgctgctcctgctgggtcCCTTCCTCCTCACTTCCATAAGCCTGTAATTGTTTACAAAATAAATTAGTGCCAAGTCTACaaatgacagcgaatagtaag
This is a stretch of genomic DNA from Ranitomeya variabilis isolate aRanVar5 chromosome 6, aRanVar5.hap1, whole genome shotgun sequence. It encodes these proteins:
- the LOC143783232 gene encoding uncharacterized protein LOC143783232, yielding MATDSSSHTAQGSSAYGSEEEGTQQEQRPRGQAVAARRRVSQRDCDESIDVDLLISSIQERGTLWDSRDPRHADQVVSRRMWAEVAKSLCDGFDSASTVDKSNFVKKLKTRWRSMKDRFNRGLRKEEKQARSGAAAARTSTYKYTRALQFLRLVLGRRE